TCGAGCCACCCCGCCTGGAGGCCCTTAAGGCCTATGGCGTGATAGACCAGCTGGGCCGCGGTCATCTCCGCGTGGAACTGGCCGTTGGGGGAAAGCTCCACGAAGTCCATGCCCACCACCTCCTTTGCCCCGAAGACCGCCTCCAGTAGGTCCACCACCTGGCGGTAGGAAAGCCCCCCAGGTAAGGGGGTGCCCACGCTGGGCATGACGCTGGGATCCAGGGCATCAAAGTCCAGGCTGATGTAGACCCTCTCCCCCAGGGCCTCGAGGATCTCCCCTAAAGGAAGCCCTTCCCGGTGAAGCCGGTGAGCGGGGAAAAGGGCCACCCCCTTCGCCTTGGCCAAGGCCAAGGACTCTTGATCCATGGCCCGGATCCCCACCTGGACCAAGGGGAAACCCTCTTGCACCAAGCGGTAAAAGGGCGAGGCATGGGAGTAGATGGATCCCTGCCACCCCGGGTAAAGATCCGCATGGGCATCGATCTGAAGCAGGGAGAACCCCCCCAGGGCCTCCCGGTGGGCCTGGACCAGGGGATGGGTGATGGAATGGTCCCCCCCCAGGGCCACCAGGAACTTGCCCGCCCGAAGATGGTTTAGGGCAGCCTCCCGGATCAGGGCGTGGCTTTCCTCGGCGCTTCCCGCCACCCAGGGCACCGGCTCCGCCGCGTGGATGCCCACCTCCTCCGGGGCCACGCCTAGCTCTAACAGAAAGGGCTCCAGCTCCCGGCTGGCCAGCAAGATGGCCTCAGGGCCCCGCCTCGCCCCCGGCAAGAAGGAGAGGGAAAGGTCGTAGGGCACGGGCAGGACCACCACCCGGGCCTCCTCGAGGGCAGTATCGCGCTCGCCAAAGGGTAGACGCATACCCCTAAGAGCCTAGCAGATGGGGCTAGACTCCGAGGGAGTAAAGCTCAAGAAGCCTGAGAAGGGCCAGGGTTCCCCGCTCAAAATCCCGGATGCGGATGTGTTCGTTGGGGCTATGCACCCGGCTCCCCGGATACCCCACCCCAAGCCCCACCGCCGGGGCCCCCAGGTGGTGGAGGAAGGGATGCATGGGGCCAGACCCCGCCATATTGGGGTAAAGCACCGCCTTCACCCCAAAGGCTTCCTCCAGAGCCCTTCGGGCCAGGCCAAGGAAGGGATGGGAAAGGTCCGAGCGGGCCGGGTGCTCCCCCTTTTCCAGGACCACCACCTCCACGTCGTGGAAACCCTGGGCCTCGAGGTGCCGCTTGAGAAGCCTGGGGATCTCCTCCGGGTCCTGGTCGGGCACCAGGCGGAAGTCCAGCTTGGCAAAGGCCTCCGCGGGCAACACGGTCTTGGAACCTGGGCCTCCGTAGCCCGAGTGGAAGCCGTTTACGTTGACGCAAGGCTCCGCATAGAGGCGCTGGTTGAACTCCAGGTTCCTGGCCCCACCCAGGAAATCCCGTACGCCGAAGGCATCCTTCAGCGCCTCTGATTCGTCGGGGATCTCCGCCAGCACCTCCATCTCCTTGGGGGAAAGGGGACGGACCCGGTCATAAGTACCCTCCTCTTAAAATATCCCCATGCCTGCACCCATCCGAGTTCATCTGACTC
The sequence above is a segment of the Thermus neutrinimicus genome. Coding sequences within it:
- the speB gene encoding agmatinase → MRLPFGERDTALEEARVVVLPVPYDLSLSFLPGARRGPEAILLASRELEPFLLELGVAPEEVGIHAAEPVPWVAGSAEESHALIREAALNHLRAGKFLVALGGDHSITHPLVQAHREALGGFSLLQIDAHADLYPGWQGSIYSHASPFYRLVQEGFPLVQVGIRAMDQESLALAKAKGVALFPAHRLHREGLPLGEILEALGERVYISLDFDALDPSVMPSVGTPLPGGLSYRQVVDLLEAVFGAKEVVGMDFVELSPNGQFHAEMTAAQLVYHAIGLKGLQAGWLEAKGL